The Plasmodium vinckei vinckei genome assembly, chromosome: PVVCY_08 genome contains the following window.
ATTCGTTGAAAGACAATATTTAAGAGAACGAAAAAAGGACAAGGGAATTATTAATAGGTGGTATGATGGTATGGTTGGTATttagtatttttatatttaaaagatttaatttttaacaaaGATGTTGAGTTTTATGAgaataatcaaaaaaatataattaataaaaaaaaatgtatgaacttatgtatttttaacatAAAAAGATGACCATAAGAAAGATCattcataaattataatacttCCATTTGCGTGCCcacaaaatttaataaatgcatttttaatataaaaatacataaaccaattatatacaaaacaAACTTTcttaaaaagaaaacaatagatttgtataataatttaaaataaaaataatgtataaaaaaagctaataaaatttataaaattaaattaatccaataaaaatttgCTGTTTGgaatatatcttttttctCTGGTgagtttttcttttaagtTCACAAGTTGGATAATTTTTCTTGATCGGACTCTTTTAAAATCATAAAGGGGAGCTAGGATCTCGTCATCATAAATCTGcgaaagaaaataaaaaatggataaatAAGTCAATTGTTTGTAAATGAATAAAtgctataaatatatctatttATAGAGAAAGCATGCATGTTTAATgaatgatgaaataaaactatttgttattcaaatttttatatttcttacCGAGTCTAAATAGACAATGTCAACTTTTTTGTCGTCTTTATTAATTTCATATGCGGATAAGttaacataattttttttaaactctTCTTCATAATTACAGCCAGGTTCTAATGAATATGCAATATCTAAGAGagtatacatattttcttCCATGCTATCATTAACATCAGCCGAATGTgttgataaatatatcattatagTTTTGTCTTTTGATAcctgaaaaataaaaagaaaacatataatgtttatattacgatgcaatatatgaaaaaccATACTTATGAATTGAAGATCGAAATAGATTGCTTACTTCAATTTTTTGGGCCaaataatggaaatattttacGGAATTTTGACCACCACTTGTATAGCATTGTTGTATCATCACTAAATTTGGATTATATACACGAACAACTTGTcctgaaaaattataattttcatacacacaaattaaaatattacaaatgaaagataaataatataataaaaatttgataatattaaaattcgGAATATATTGAATGataacaatatattaaattgaATAATTgttgatttattatttgattttgtttatttaccAGTGAGAAAACTGGGATCCATATTTAGGAAACCATTGGGATTCCATATTGTGTCTTTTATTTCACCATACtaatgaaaacaaaaaatatagtatgTCAATGGTATaataatactttttttatttaatttaatttaattttataagataaaaaatatgtatgctAGTTCATACCTTATCGGGTTTTTCGATTGAAATGCACAATTTTCCAATATCCATAGtatctttttgttttctaAATAGGCGTGCACCTCCCTCAGTAAAACGAGCTAGGTTATAATTATCAGATGTAAATTCTTTCTGTAAAATAGCTGTAGCTTCGTTCATAAGTTTTGTCActttttcaatttcttcAGGGTCTCTACATAATAGGCGGTGGTTGTTATTTTGATGTGACATATCGAGCCTATCATTAATCGAAATGAgacaatttttaatttgggaaaaaaaagaagaaaaatgtatttataaaacattattCAAGTGTATATTTGCacgaatatatatatataatttgtatatagcATATggatatgtatatttttttttcatattttcttaCCTAGCATTATTGTCTATAATAGGCTTTTTTGGCATATCATTTTCTGGAGTAGTTTTTTTTGGCATATCATTTTCTGGAGTACTTTTTCCTCGAACCTGCATGTTTTGACCGTTTTTTTTGGGTTTAGGAGCACCACAAGCAAAACATTGTAAAATAGATAAGATTATAGATGAGAATGTTTGACCCTCGTTGGATGAATCCGAATTTTTAAGATTTTTATTGGCTTTATCAGGCTTATCATCTTCTGGATTAGCCTTTGTTTGAACAGgattgtttatattatcattgaCTAAAGAAGCCTCATTGGCAAGGGCTTGATTGCTTGCATACATAAACAAGCttaaagcaaaaaaaaataaccgAAAGTGTcctttattcattttagttttggtaaataaaaaacaaaaacaaaaaaattaaaactaaaaaatgagaacaaaaaacacaaacaaaaaaattggaaacaaaaaacaaaaacaaaaaagttGAAACTAAAAAAGTTGAAACTAAAAAAGTTGTAACTAAAAAAGTTGTATgtaaattaatattgaaaagagagtttcaataaaataataaaaaatatttatttgaaaataaaaaaataattacttaaaaaataaatttaaatattatttaaataataaatacaaaattatttaagaTAAATTTGCACAGccttaattatttaatttggaAAAATTGATCTAGTTAATTAgatcaattttttaaatgggCTCATTacatagaaataaaaaaatttaagttaccataaataataaatttcaaACTTGATATGATCTTATTGCAAAGTATTATAAGatctaaaaaaattgttttaattatatataatatttttataagttGCATTATGGATATACAAGCCTTTgatcttatttttattaagataaaataagaactaaaatttcatatttatggGATAAATCCCCTTATTTCTCCACACATCAAACAAGaccaatttattttctaccATATGTGTGTCACCTATAGCAAGATGatcatttaaaatacaAAGTAAGGgtatagaaaatatttaactttaatataaaatttgataatatgATGTGTAAgtcaataaaaatgtgtattGTTTAGTAGATGCATATAccttttttcaaattaatgagcaatataaaaaatatttttatgtaataaatcaaatatataaatataaaataaaaaattaaaacacaaaaaaaccaaataatacaaaaaaataatgaacatAAATTGTAAAACATATCATGatatttatgcataaaatatatctttattttttaattataactTTCCAATAGTGAAGTGTAACCAAgggttttcttttttctctttccttgatttatttgattataTATCTAATTTTTAATCATTAAATTAAGCCtaaatttgtaaataaaaaatgttagtATAAAGGAGGGGGCAtactgaaaaaaaatttcataaattataatagaTGCATTTATAGTGTTAACACaatgatatataataaatgtgtcattatattaaaaagagtgaacaaattatattcatatcaAACTTTCACAAaacatcattttttgttttgtgATGACAATTTAAAGAGGCataaacataaattaattttattaatatgtgTTACATACTATTAGAGTGTTAAGTGGCTATTgtttgaaatatattttatttcttacaGTGATGCTTCTTAAGTCGGTAAGGAGTTCGAGTGTGTTTAGGCGTTAGGTTATgcttttattaatttattatttgataatatttattggtCTTTGGATAgtaattaaatatgtatatcatTTCTATATGTTTAACCGAAAAATGGAATCCAAATATGCAACAACAAAAAGCCATATCCATTAATATGAAAGAGGTCACATAACAATTTTTCATAAcctttaatatatatatatatatttatatgaattattccgttacttatttttatttatagtaCATAGTTTGTGAAAGAATATTccgaaaataattaataactGAAATAAGATTGATCCATTTGCTACAATCAtagtatttattatttgtatacatataatttttcattcttaATGCATATTCTATTTTATAACTGActtgtttgtttttttattattgacaattttacaaatatatttgtttcaaACACAGTAAATAGAATGATATCGACACaccaaattaatataaatgcattataaatgaatccatattatatatacaaagtAATAATCTTATTAGTTTAAGAAATCGGTTGCCTATTTTTCATGtgaaatacatatattcattaagtagttctattatataaagaacatatatacacatcTAAAGAATGGTTTTCCACAAATTTACGTAATAATACTTATCCAATTTAAATTGATTCAacatcatttattttaaaaatgatattataaTACTAAATTTGACTCTTCGTTTTTTCCTCTTAAGTTGTATTACATATAAAGAAgcatcaaataataaatgattattattttaattagtcttttattaattataagaaCACAAAAtctaattataaataagttattacataattaattttaattcatattaattcacaaattaatatttatatatccatTCAAACTGCAACTAAAATCATTATAcacaaatttaatttaaaaaaaaattaaaaacaaatttaaacaacaaagaatatatatatataatgcaaaaagatataatatatttattattatcattttttgttttgacTTAAAATCCATCGAAAAGGTTAcatttatgtttataaaaatataaaacaataattaatataagcATGATTAACGTATATTTTAGATCTCATtgtctttttcattttattcatCTTCATCATTCGTTCTTAAATTACAAATCCAATCGATAactaattttaaaatgtattCATTTCCTGGTTCTAATGTTATAGCATGATTCATACCATTAACAATATGTAgctcttttttattaacatttaCTTTATCATAAAACAAAAGCGACCCATTATAACAGCAAACATTATCATCTATTGAATgcacaaataataaaggaaTATCTTTTggcatataattaatattacaaTTCAATGTGGTCGTTGCTTTTACAAGTTCATACAGACATTTAAATTTCGCTCCACTATCAATTCGAAGTATATCatgcttatatatattagtaACATGGTCGGACTTTTTATAACCTGATGACGAAATTCGTTTCTCAGGTGCGGCAAGAGACAGGAAGTTTATTATAGGTAAGTACAAATACTTGAATGAAATGTTTCCAGCATTCCATGTTGTTTTTAATCTTATCATACCAGATAAAGATATGCaacatttaatatttaaattatctaaataattatagCATCCTTCATCTTTATCACTAGCAATACTATTTGTCTTAGTCGATGTGCTAGCATATGAATTATAGGAACCATAACCATTAGAATTGGTAAATAAATTCCCATTActcatattatatttatcattaatCATATCTTTTACCACACCATTggcattttcattaatattagtAGAATTGTTTAGCATGatgttataatttttgtagTTATTTGAGCTCTGCGCCTTAATTctatattctttttcttcCCCTAATAATTGTAATATTCTTAAAGCAATATTTCCTCCCATCGAATGCccaataatatacataggaagttttttttttttattttttactgtATTATGATATTTATCACCCTTTTGATTATCATTTGATGTATTATCTTGAATCTGATACATATATTGTATTACGTCATCAACTATGTCATCAAAGCAATTAATATCGCCTCTTAAATTATTCAATGCTTGTGATTCCCCATGTCCTTGCAAATCTATTCCATATACTGAATAACCACATTgattaaatttttcaatCCAACTatctttataaatatagcaATTATTACTGTTTATTACTAAGTTTTCATTGTTAATTGGCGTTTTCAAATTtgttttcataaaaattaatcgAGTATGAGCTTTGTATCCATGtattaacaatatatttccTATAGCATTATTAACTAACCATccatatgtttttaaaagtaaaccatttttattacgtAACCAACCTACCTTAGGGTCGCCATCTAAATTACATGTTTTATTCCTTAATTCATCATTATTCAATTTAACTTTTTCCGTCACCATTATTatggaatataataatccaTGATACAactaaaaacatatatatttatatcacttttccttttaataaggtattttaaataatgaatgtTTTTGGTTTTTgcataaaatgtatatatttactatatatatatataattaaaatatcatttttcaaatatatgtacatagaTTATTAAcacaaacaaatatataatactaaATCATATTATAGGATGATACAAactttacatatatattacattaaTACCagataatattaatagcattgcatgtatattataataatagaacaaatcataaacaaattacaagaaatgaaaaaaatatatgattatagttctttattttattttcggAATTTTTTCTATCATTTCATGCAATCAGATGAAACTCCAattgatataataaaataaatacaaattattatatattgtttctttttcgatattttattttggtatttaattcttttaatttcGATAGTTAAAGTAtgatataagaaaaaatatatatttaaaatatctaattggtatatattatttttttattaataaataatgatttaCATAATGCTATTActtagaaaataataatgagaaaataaaatatacatagcatacttatttacaaaaagaacgaaaaaaaacgacaacccaaaaattttttttttttatttcgatACAATAACAAGTATATTTAagttgatataaataataaattgtatatattattaatataattttttaattataatgagTAAAATAATCTCCTAGCAAAAAATGCTActaataaacataatacTTTACAACtgttaattattatgacattaattatgcattatatgaaaatgcataaaaatatttacatttttttcatttcaagtaataaacattttatttaccttAAAATTATTGTATACAATTAATAACATATTGCTAAAATTTATGATATAACTTGAACCATAAAAACattatgttatattttttcataaaaatgtgggttatatagaatatcccaaaaataaacttcttaaaaatatattagcaGGGTTCAGGTTTAGAGTCTCATTTTGGGAAACTCGTATTTTGGATGATGGTTCGGTACTATGGAACCTATGCTTTGAGTTAtggttatatttttattgctttatataaattaatttaattacttaaaaattatatgaaaatataaaaaacagtttttattatattttaaggaaaaaatactatataatttgtttatgaCCATTTTTACATggagggtttagggttatGTTGAGTTACATATACCATAATATGCACGTTTTAACTGTTTTAAAGTATAATATGTATCAACCATAATCTTATTAATTGATGAATGACAGcttaatattatatctttatggcaaataaataaaaatgtgcaaaattatttctatttaatataaactaaaattttaacaacaacataaaataatgaaataaaaaaaaagtgaattttttatggaaatgaaataatttattataatatacttttatattaatatattattttttagacATTATGAAAAACGATTTCATAAATCTTTATTGCGTTATAAATAACGTCGATCTGTCGAATCATGATTTATAGT
Protein-coding sequences here:
- a CDS encoding fam-a protein encodes the protein MNKGHFRLFFFALSLFMYASNQALANEASLVNDNINNPVQTKANPEDDKPDKANKNLKNSDSSNEGQTFSSIILSILQCFACGAPKPKKNGQNMQVRGKSTPENDMPKKTTPENDMPKKPIIDNNARLDMSHQNNNHRLLCRDPEEIEKVTKLMNEATAILQKEFTSDNYNLARFTEGGARLFRKQKDTMDIGKLCISIEKPDKYGEIKDTIWNPNGFLNMDPSFLTGQVVRVYNPNLVMIQQCYTSGGQNSVKYFHYLAQKIEVSKDKTIMIYLSTHSADVNDSMEENMYTLLDIAYSLEPGCNYEEEFKKNYVNLSAYEINKDDKKVDIVYLDSIYDDEILAPLYDFKRVRSRKIIQLVNLKEKLTREKRYIPNSKFLLD
- a CDS encoding lysophospholipase, putative yields the protein MVTEKVKLNNDELRNKTCNLDGDPKVGWLRNKNGLLLKTYGWLVNNAIGNILLIHGYKAHTRLIFMKTNLKTPINNENLVINSNNCYIYKDSWIEKFNQCGYSVYGIDLQGHGESQALNNLRGDINCFDDIVDDVIQYMYQIQDNTSNDNQKGDKYHNTVKNKKKKLPMYIIGHSMGGNIALRILQLLGEEKEYRIKAQSSNNYKNYNIMLNNSTNINENANGVVKDMINDKYNMSNGNLFTNSNGYGSYNSYASTSTKTNSIASDKDEGCYNYLDNLNIKCCISLSGMIRLKTTWNAGNISFKYLYLPIINFLSLAAPEKRISSSGYKKSDHVTNIYKHDILRIDSGAKFKCLYELVKATTTLNCNINYMPKDIPLLFVHSIDDNVCCYNGSLLFYDKVNVNKKELHIVNGMNHAITLEPGNEYILKLVIDWICNLRTNDEDE